The Juglans microcarpa x Juglans regia isolate MS1-56 chromosome 2S, Jm3101_v1.0, whole genome shotgun sequence genome has a window encoding:
- the LOC121252333 gene encoding uncharacterized protein LOC121252333, with protein sequence MATLQKFKLLATQCSIAAASPSRSPVIQLRRRKTLRMLLYRNDHRGGFFSRDDLPELRVDPNRTLQEKKKKKEKKKKKNEEVRIRHKLKDLFVSSPPLEDRVSDKRFDKEEAEERAAGLLLASGSSDGGSPAPRRGGNGGAGSFTTTFRYRLLRRAWRPVLVSIAE encoded by the coding sequence ATGGCTACCTTACAGAAATTCAAGCTCCTGGCGACTCAGTGCTCCATAGCGGCTGCAAGCCCGTCGCGGAGCCCAGTCATACAGCTCCGCCGCCGCAAGACCCTCCGCATGCTCCTCTACCGCAACGATCACCGTGGCGGGTTCTTTTCCCGAGACGACTTGCCGGAGCTCCGAGTGGATCCCAATCGTACGCTgcaggaaaagaagaaaaagaaggagaagaagaagaagaagaacgagGAGGTTCGGATCCGGCACAAGCTGAAGGACCTGTTCGTGTCCTCGCCACCGCTTGAGGATAGGGTTTCGGATAAGAGATTCGAcaaagaagaagcagaagaacGAGCAGCTGGGTTGTTACTGGCAAGCGGGAGTAGTGATGGTGGAAGCCCCGCTCCTCGTCGTGGGGGAAACGGAGGAGCCGGTTCTTTTACAACGACGTTCCGGTATAGATTGCTCAGAAGAGCTTGGCGACCGGTACTCGTCTCGATCGCAGAGTAG
- the LOC121252133 gene encoding replication protein A 70 kDa DNA-binding subunit B-like: MWSRFVDGECRAISDIIEAKPTLLATRLKVGSYNGLSLSSQPTSVFTLNPVIPAATPLCQWTMLNHALLEEIVEKNLHHTTASASASTSNVDMKDIIKLDDLAGFLKSLQPMTKAKFWIKATICVVDLHQIFFYMSCIGCKKGTGYEQNEKFQCYHCKYMSNAQPRCRAYIEVDDGNGRLGAVMFGQIAEEALGCTAIELMEHTGKEHLPYIQNIAKLCSTKKWIIQLGADLDQLQKQRHKNFNVLSINAVNDENTPL, from the exons ATGTGGAGTCGATTTGTAGACGGTGAATGCCGAGCAATCTCTGATATTATTGAAGCTAAGCCAACTCTACTCGCAACACGTTTAAAAGTCGGTTCATACAATG gtctttctctttcatctcaaCCGACAAGCGTATTTACCTTAAATCCTGTCATCCCTGCTGCAACTCCATTATGTCAATG gacGATGCTTAATCATGCACTGCTTGAAGAAATCGTCGAAAAAAATCTACATCATACAACGGCATCAGCATCAGCATCGACATCAAATGTTGACATGAAAGACATAATTAAGCTTGATGATCTTGCTGGTTTTCTTAAATCACTACAACCAATGACG AAAgcaaaattttggattaaagcAACTATTTGTGTGGTTGATCTCCATCAAATATTCTTCTACATGTCCTGCATTGGGTGTAAGAAGGGGACTGGATAtgagcaaaatgaaaaatttcaatgttATCATTGCAAATACATGAGCAATGCACAACCacg CTGTCGAGCTTACATCGAAGTTGACGATGGTAATGGACGACTTGGGGCTGTCATGTTCGGTCAAATTGCAGAAGAAGCTCTGGGTTGCACAGCAATCGAACTAATGGAACATACAGGAAAG GAACATTTACCGTATatccaaaatattgcaaaattatGTTCAACCAAAAAATGGATCATACAATTGGGTGCAGATTTAGATCAACTCCAAAAACAACGtcacaaaaacttcaatgttcTCTCCATAAATGCTGTAAATGACGAGAACACACCACTTTGA
- the LOC121252174 gene encoding LEAF RUST 10 DISEASE-RESISTANCE LOCUS RECEPTOR-LIKE PROTEIN KINASE-like 1.4 isoform X1, with amino-acid sequence MHNHLFPAPATFFFIIIAITLVQFPVPSVHAVDDDQRYLNCSETFACAGISDIGYPFLGSNRPEYCGYPGFELNCNVDPPQLNVADMYYRVLEINSAARSLKVARVDYWNTTCPATYANTTIDRSSLFFHTSATTNLTLYYHCPATSSLLPTQPADGFSFICPGDASTGFTNYHSSNSLIAITLLGLCENNVKVPVTEAGTITTEYALKEAIDAGFTVGWNANNSMCDRCDGSGGRCGFNTSTNAFACHCKTGSFPSTCDESDGKKNGVSLGVGIGIGGAGIVGILLGFWMFSIRQRKKKRAEDAKIKELPTTPPSGKGIPDSSTNLSQSTPSYAHSKSDLEKGSTYFGAHIFSYAELEEATNNFDPSRELGDGGFGTVYYGKLHDGRVVAVKRLYENNFKRVEQFMNEVIILTRLRHKNLVTLYGCTSKRSQGLLLVYEYISNGTVADHLNGNKASTGSLTWPIRLSIAIESAEALNFLHQSDVIHRDVKTNNILLDENFCVKVADFGLSRLFPTDVTHVSTAPQGTPGYVDPEYYQCYQLTNKSDVYSFGVVLIELISSLPAVDTNRHRHDINLASMAINKIQNHSLHELVDPSLGFEKDDAVRRMTTSVAGLAFRCLQQERDMRPKMDEVLEVLKRIKNEEMGAEKAEVVDIRVDDVGQLKNIPPPLSPDSVVTGKWVSDSTTPNSF; translated from the exons atgcaTAACCATCTCTTCCCAGCTCCGGccactttcttcttcatcataaTAGCAATAACCTTAGTCCAATTTCCAGTACCATCTGTGCACGCTGTTGATGATGATCAGCGGTACCTCAACTGCAGCGAAACCTTTGCATGTGCGGGTATTTCGGATATCGGTTATCCTTTCTTGGGATCAAATCGGCCTGAATATTGTGGGTACCCGGGTTTCGAGTTGAACTGCAACGTCGATCCCCCGCAGCTTAATGTCGCGGACATGTATTACCGAGTCCTTGAAATCAATAGCGCGGCGCGGAGTCTCAAGGTTGCTAGAGTGGATTACTGGAACACGACCTGTCCTGCTACTTACGCTAATACAACCATAGATCGCAGTAGCCTCTTTTTTCATACTTCAGCTACTACCAACCTGACGCTCTACTACCATTGCCCTGCTACTTCATCTCTTCTTCCAACTCAGCCGGCGGATGGTTTTTCGTTTATTTGCCCCGGAGACGCTAGTACCGGCTTTACCAATTACCATTCGAGCAACTCCTTGATTGCAATCACGTTATTGGGGTTGTGTGAGAACAACGTTAAAGTTCCAGTAACTGAAGCAGGCACTATAACTACTGAATATGCACTGAAGGAAGCTATTGATGCTGGGTTCACGGTGGGGTGGAATGCAAATAACAGCATGTGCGATAGATGTGATGGGTCCGGTGGGCGGTGTGGGTTCAACACCAGCACGAATGCTTTCGCTTGCCACTGTAAAACTGGGTCTTTTCCATCAACGTGTGATGAATCAGATG GCAAGAAGAATGGAGTATCACTTGGAGTAG GCATTGGCATAGGTGGTGCGGGCATTGTTGGCATTTTGCTAGGTTTCTGGATGTTTTCCATCAGGCAACGGAAGAAAAAACGAGCGGAGGACGCTAAAATCAAAGAGCTGCCTACTACACCTCCTTCAGGCAAAGGCATTCCTGATTCTTCAACTAATTTGTCTCAAAGCACCCCATCTTATGCCCACTCAAAGTCAGATCTTGAGAAGGGAAGCACGTACTTTGGAGCTCATATCTTCAGCTATGCGGAACTGGAAGAAGCCACTAACAATTTTGACCCTTCTAGAGAACTTGGAGATGGAGGCTTTGGCACAGTTTACTATG GCAAGCTCCATGATGGACGTGTGGTTGCTGTGAAGCGCCTGTatgaaaacaatttcaaacgAGTTGAGCAGTTCATGAATGAAGTGATTATACTAACTCGCTTACGGCACAAAAACCTCGTCACACTGTACGGGTGCACCTCAAAACGTAGCCAAGGACTTCTCCTCGTTTATGAATACATCTCTAACGGAACTGTGGCCGATCATCTCAATGGAAACAAAGCAAGCACTGGTTCACTGACTTGGCCCATTCGGTTGAGCATAGCCATAGAGTCAGCCGAGGCATTGAACTTTCTCCATCAATCTGATGTTATCCACCGTGATGTCAAAACCAACAACATTCTCCTAGATGAGAATTTCTGTGTTAAAGTGGCTGATTTTGGTTTGTCACGATTATTTCCGACAGATGTCACGCATGTCTCTACTGCTCCACAAGGGACGCCTGGCTATGTTGATCCTGAGTATTACCAGTGCTACCAACTCACTAACAAAAGTGATGTTTATAGCTTTGGAGTTGTCTTGATTGAGCTTATATCATCATTACCAGCTGTGGACACCAATAGACACCGGCACGATATAAATTTGGCTAGCATGGCTATCAACAAGATTCAGAATCACTCATTACATGAGTTGGTTGATCCGTCTCTTGGGTTTGAAAAGGATGATGCTGTGAGGAGGATGACAACCTCAGTTGCAGGATTGGCTTTTCGGTGTTTGCAGCAAGAGAGGGATATGAGGCCTAAGATGGATGAAGTACTGGAGGTTTTGAAGAGGATCAAGAATGAAGAGATGGGTGCGGAGAAAGCAGAAGTGGTGGATATTAGGGTGGATGATGTTGGGCAGTTGAAGAACATTCCTCCCCCGCTTTCACCTGATTCAGTTGTGACTGGTAAATGGGTTAGCGACTCTACTACACCCAACTCCTTCTAG
- the LOC121252174 gene encoding LEAF RUST 10 DISEASE-RESISTANCE LOCUS RECEPTOR-LIKE PROTEIN KINASE-like 1.4 isoform X2, producing MHPITIPPVFLLLFSVFVATSFPSDEATAPYFDCPKTFDCGPFKNLSYPFSNRGECGHSEFRLTCDNEFAGLTVASMSYRVLRLNETAKTMTLVRSDLWNNTCPHNYFNYTLNPAVFPYGTDTEDLTIYYGCSNLSSVTPTNRFHCTINGNSSNDAYFLTGPVPTDPILRIVNCSFGLREKIFKAEAFELTNNRSTLIKVLMAGFSVNYGKCADCLVSGRQCGFDKDSGQPICLCDNHPCPQPPGKKNGVSLGVGIGIGGAGIVGILLGFWMFSIRQRKKKRAEDAKIKELPTTPPSGKGIPDSSTNLSQSTPSYAHSKSDLEKGSTYFGAHIFSYAELEEATNNFDPSRELGDGGFGTVYYGKLHDGRVVAVKRLYENNFKRVEQFMNEVIILTRLRHKNLVTLYGCTSKRSQGLLLVYEYISNGTVADHLNGNKASTGSLTWPIRLSIAIESAEALNFLHQSDVIHRDVKTNNILLDENFCVKVADFGLSRLFPTDVTHVSTAPQGTPGYVDPEYYQCYQLTNKSDVYSFGVVLIELISSLPAVDTNRHRHDINLASMAINKIQNHSLHELVDPSLGFEKDDAVRRMTTSVAGLAFRCLQQERDMRPKMDEVLEVLKRIKNEEMGAEKAEVVDIRVDDVGQLKNIPPPLSPDSVVTGKWVSDSTTPNSF from the exons ATGCACCCAATCACTATCCCTCCCgtcttcctcctccttttctCCGTCTTCGTCGCCACCTCCTTTCCTTCCGATGAAGCCACCGCCCCCTATTTCGACTGCCCCAAGACCTTCGACTGCGGGCCCTTCAAGAACCTTTCCTACCCCTTCAGTAACCGGGGAGAATGCGGCCATTCTGAGTTCCGACTCACTTGCGACAACGAATTTGCCGGTTTGACCGTTGCTTCTATGAGTTACCGAGTCCTCCGTCTCAACGAGACCGCGAAAACCATGACCCTCGTCCGCTCCGACCTCTGGAACAACACCTGCCCTCACAACTACTTTAATTACACCCTGAATCCCGCTGTATTCCCTTACGGTACGGACACTGAGGACCTCACTATCTACTACGGTTGCTCTAATCTGAGTTCAGTGACACCTACTAATCGATTCCATTGCACGATCAATGGGAATTCGAGTAACGACGCTTATTTTCTGACCGGTCCGGTTCCAACCGATCCGATTCTGCGCATTGTTAACTGTAGCTTTGGTCTTAGAGAGAAAATCTTCAAGGCGGAAGCATTTGAGCTCACAAACAATCGGTCAACCCTTATCAAGGTTTTGATGGCGGGTTTCAGTGTGAATTATGGTAAGTGTGCCGATTGTCTTGTTTCCGGTAGGCAGTGTGGATTTGATAAGGATTCAGGCCAACCCATCTGCCTTTGCGACAATCATCCCTGTCCCCAGCCACCAG GCAAGAAGAATGGAGTATCACTTGGAGTAG GCATTGGCATAGGTGGTGCGGGCATTGTTGGCATTTTGCTAGGTTTCTGGATGTTTTCCATCAGGCAACGGAAGAAAAAACGAGCGGAGGACGCTAAAATCAAAGAGCTGCCTACTACACCTCCTTCAGGCAAAGGCATTCCTGATTCTTCAACTAATTTGTCTCAAAGCACCCCATCTTATGCCCACTCAAAGTCAGATCTTGAGAAGGGAAGCACGTACTTTGGAGCTCATATCTTCAGCTATGCGGAACTGGAAGAAGCCACTAACAATTTTGACCCTTCTAGAGAACTTGGAGATGGAGGCTTTGGCACAGTTTACTATG GCAAGCTCCATGATGGACGTGTGGTTGCTGTGAAGCGCCTGTatgaaaacaatttcaaacgAGTTGAGCAGTTCATGAATGAAGTGATTATACTAACTCGCTTACGGCACAAAAACCTCGTCACACTGTACGGGTGCACCTCAAAACGTAGCCAAGGACTTCTCCTCGTTTATGAATACATCTCTAACGGAACTGTGGCCGATCATCTCAATGGAAACAAAGCAAGCACTGGTTCACTGACTTGGCCCATTCGGTTGAGCATAGCCATAGAGTCAGCCGAGGCATTGAACTTTCTCCATCAATCTGATGTTATCCACCGTGATGTCAAAACCAACAACATTCTCCTAGATGAGAATTTCTGTGTTAAAGTGGCTGATTTTGGTTTGTCACGATTATTTCCGACAGATGTCACGCATGTCTCTACTGCTCCACAAGGGACGCCTGGCTATGTTGATCCTGAGTATTACCAGTGCTACCAACTCACTAACAAAAGTGATGTTTATAGCTTTGGAGTTGTCTTGATTGAGCTTATATCATCATTACCAGCTGTGGACACCAATAGACACCGGCACGATATAAATTTGGCTAGCATGGCTATCAACAAGATTCAGAATCACTCATTACATGAGTTGGTTGATCCGTCTCTTGGGTTTGAAAAGGATGATGCTGTGAGGAGGATGACAACCTCAGTTGCAGGATTGGCTTTTCGGTGTTTGCAGCAAGAGAGGGATATGAGGCCTAAGATGGATGAAGTACTGGAGGTTTTGAAGAGGATCAAGAATGAAGAGATGGGTGCGGAGAAAGCAGAAGTGGTGGATATTAGGGTGGATGATGTTGGGCAGTTGAAGAACATTCCTCCCCCGCTTTCACCTGATTCAGTTGTGACTGGTAAATGGGTTAGCGACTCTACTACACCCAACTCCTTCTAG
- the LOC121252132 gene encoding ATP-dependent DNA helicase PIF1-like → MLRDITDSRLPFGRKIIVFGGDFRQVLPVIRKGTRQEEVNASLASSYLWSTLTKISLSENMRARFDPNFSNYLLQVGNGTTPITIENKIKILSEMLIPYKNDVESLDDLIDAVFQDIGSYSENLSEMTNRAILTPKNNSVDEINTILIQRFPGTVTQYYSFDETIDTSEQGIMEDFLNTLTPNGLPPHELLLKKNCPIMLLRNVNPSEGLCNGTRLICRNFERNIIDAEIAVGHHTGKRVFISRIPFLPNADDNSGFPFKRTQFPIRLSFAMTINKVQGQTLDFVGVYLPQPVFCHGQLYVALSRAKTSVSVKVLIRPVSTHDCEEAETNNIVYRELLTLAYPS, encoded by the coding sequence atgttacgagACATAACTGATTCAAGATTACcatttggtagaaaaattatCGTATTCGGTGGAGATTTTCGTCAAGTCTTACCAGTGATTCGTAAAGGCACAAGACAAGAAGAAGTTAATGCCAGTTTAGCATCGTCATATTTGTGGTCCACTTTAACTAAGATTAGTTTAAGTGAAAATATGCGAGCAAGATTCGATCCAAActtctcaaattatttacttcagGTCGGAAATGGAACAACACCAATCACAATTGAGAATAAGATCAAAATTCTCAGTGAAATGCTCATTCCTTACAAAAATGATGTGGAGTCTTTAGATGATCTGATCGATGCAGTCTTCCAGGATATTGGAAGTTATTCAGAAAATTTATCCGAAATGACAAATCGAGCTATATTGACACCAAAGAACAACTCCGTCGATGAGATAAATACAATACTTATTCAAAGATTTCCTGGTACAGTTACACAATACTATAGCTTCGATGAAACGATTGATACATCAGAACAAGGCATCATGGAGGATTTCTTAAACACATTAACACCAAATGGACTTCCACCCCATGaattattactaaaaaaaaattgtcctatCATGTTACTCAGAAATGTCAATCCTTCAGAAGGTTTATGCAATGGAACACGTCTTATTTGTCGCAACTTTGAACGAAATATCATTGATGCTGAAATTGCAGTTGGTCACCACACCggaaaaagagttttcataTCAAGAATTCCTTTCTTGCCAAATGCAGAcgataatagtggttttccattcaaaagaacacaatttccTATCAGATTAAGTTTTGCGATGACAATAAATAAAGTACAAGGGCAGACATTAGATTTTGTTGGTGTATACTTGCCTCAACCTGTATTTTGTCATGGccaactatatgtagcattgtCAAGAGCCAAAACTTCTGTTTCAGTAAAAGTTCTTATAAGACCAGTATCAACTCATGATTGTGAAGAAgctgaaacaaataatattgtttatagaGAATTACTAACACTAGCATATCCATCATAA
- the LOC121252266 gene encoding alpha/beta hydrolase domain-containing protein 17C-like codes for MGGVTSSIAAKFAFFPPSPPSYTVIEDDTRGDRFYIPEAPRRDGVNVDVLKLRNRKGNDIVAIHVENHKASATLLYSHGNAADLGQMFELFVELSIRLRVNLMGYDYSGYGQSTGKPSECNTYADIDAAYKCLKEKYGVKDEQLVLYGQSVGSGPTLDLASRIPKLSGVVLHSPILSGLRVLYPVKRTYWFDIFKNIDKIGIVSCPVLVIHGTADEVVDWSHGKQLWELSKEKFEPLWLSGGGHCNLELYPLFIRHLKKFVRAVAKMKATTNGSHKTAVESDAQSRPSETGTTDKFELGPDLQEASRNSLDSRLEKSRKSNKPEKSRMSTDRVDRFRRKGLVW; via the exons ATGGGCGGAGTCACGTCTTCAATTGCCGCCAAGTTCGCCTTCTTCCCACCGAGCCCTCCGTCATACACTGTGATAGAGGACGACACGCGTGGCGACCGATTTTATATTCCCGAGGCCCCGAGGAGGGACGGCGTCAACGTGGATGTCCTCAAGCTCCGGAACCGTAAAGGAAACGACATCGTGGCCATCCACGTCGAGAATCACAAGGCATCGGCCACTTTGCTCTACTCCCACGGGAATGCCGCTGATTTGGGACAGATGTTCGAGCTCTTTGTCGAACTCAGCATTCGGCTTCGCGTCAATCTCATGGG GTATGATTACTCTGGCTATGGACAATCAACTGGGAAG cCATCTGAATGTAATACATATGCAGACATTGATGCAGCATATAAATGCCTCAAGGAGAAGTATGGTGTTAAAGATGAACAATTAGTATTATATGGTCAGTCTGTCGGTAGTGGGCCCACTCTTGATCTTGCTTCAAGAATACCAAAGTTAAGTGGAGTAGTTTTGCATAGCCCAATTCTGTCTGGGCTGAGAGTATTGTACCCAGTTAAACGGACATACTGGTTTGATATCTTTAAG aatataGACAAAATTGGTATCGTGAGCTGTCCTGTTCTCGTTATACAT GGGACTGCAGATGAAGTTGTGGATTGGTCCCATGGGAAGCAGCTTTGGGAGCTTTCCAAGGAAAAGTTCGAACCATTGTGGTTAAGTGGAGGTGGACATTGCAACCTTGAGCTTTACCCATTGTTCATTAGACATCTGAAGAAGTTTGTACGGGCAGTTGCCAAAATGAAAGCAACCACAAATGGTTCTCATAAAACTGCAGTAGAATCTGATGCTCAGAGCAGACCATCTGAAACTGGAACTACAGATAAATTTGAATTGGGCCCGGATCTCCAAGAAGCTTCTAGAAACAGTTTAGATAGCCGACTCGAGAAGTCTAGAAAGTCAAACAAGCCTGAAAAGTCTCGCATGAGCACTGACCGTGTTGACAGGTTTAGAAGAAAGGGCTTAGTCTGGTGA
- the LOC121252295 gene encoding LEAF RUST 10 DISEASE-RESISTANCE LOCUS RECEPTOR-LIKE PROTEIN KINASE-like 2.7, with protein MDPSWLLSSSSSLVSLSFLFMVLAMIPLSLCYEDLFSSCRDSRFSCGNINNIGFPFWGENRPNGCGYPGLKLNCERSVATIEIMNVTYRVLAVNPNTQTIKISREDYLTGICSPEYVNSTLDHTLFDFSLFYQNLTLFYGCTSSSILPVPGVFTCHVNGDVQMELVAGLPNNNKCNQSVVIPVSTLSTLGNLMDIGTKSKLEEIIREGFEVKWKVDSAQCSDCVGLKGACGYDLKLNQPTCYYSPVKPGGSKKTS; from the exons ATGGATCCCAGCTGGCTTCTCTCGTCGTCTTCTTCCCTCGTTTCTTTATCTTTCTTATTCATGGTTTTGGCCATGATTCCTCTTTCTTTATGCTACGAAGATTTATTCTCGAGTTGCCGCGACTCGCGGTTCAGCTGCGGAAACATCAACAATATTGGTTTTCCTTTCTGGGGAGAGAATCGACCCAATGGTTGTGGATATCCAGGATTGAAGCTCAACTGCGAGAGAAGCGTTGCCACCATAGAGATCATGAACGTGACGTACCGAGTGCTCGCTGTCAATCCCAACACCCAGACAATCAAAATCTCGAGAGAGGACTACCTGACTGGGATTTGTTCCCCAGAATACGTGAATTCCACACTCGATCATACACTTTTCGATTTTAGCCTCTTTTACCAGAATCTGACGCTATTCTATGGCTGcacttcttcttccattttacCTGTCCCTGGAGTATTCACTTGTCATGTAAATGGGGATGTGCAGATGGAGTTGGTAGCTGGATTGCCTAATAATAACAAGTGCAATCAAAGTGTTGTTATCCCCGTCAGTACTCTGAGTACTCTGGGAAACTTGATGGATATAGGAACTAAGTCGAAATTGGAAGAGATCATTAGAGAGGGATTTGAGGTGAAATGGAAGGTGGATAGTGCTCAGTGCAGTGACTGCGTGGGATTGAAGGGAGCTTGTGGTTATGACCTCAAGTTGAATCAACCAACTTGCTATTATTCACCAGTTAAACCAG GTGGGTCCAAGAAGACATCATGA